CGaaggttttgtttaatttcaaaactcaacagtGGCAtgaagaagaagtgtgtttttaaatgtaaggagaagaaagccagccttatggaaacaagagatatagtttattatccggggcaCCAGGGGAGTTCtgcttgtgtgtttgatgcacctgatttcattgaaaagtcccaatcaggtcatgagttgcatgcgttaagtaagacttctgtcttatgttggaaataggcgcgtgcatattatataaattacacgaacatgtagtgaatcataagttaaacagtgttgtatagtgttgcatgactcgtactcgctcctcccgcggtagtaactcctccttaaTTATTTGTACATTATCGGTAAGAAtcagtaaagctaatctttcttttattaaatctgattaaattaaaaactctttggagatataaaggatgtaatactactctataggtactccagattaacatcagaaatgcgtgtgttatgtgagctttaaaggaAACAAGCTTGAGCCCTTCTTCATATAAAGGCACACTgtacaaagtaaacaaaaaataatgtatGGCCTGTAtcttcaaaaaaataaacaaaagtgGACTTTTTCattaatacattaacatttttgtatttCAGGACCATACGGTTGTTAAAAAGCGATCTGTGGCTGAACTAGCAGGAAAATTCAGTTGTCAAATTCCTCATACGACAGATGCTGAAGTGGTGAGGTTTCAGATAATCTGAGTATATGATCAGCCTCAAACTGTCTCTACACTTCAGCTTCTCTTTTTCTGTGCCTTAACATGGCTAACATCTTATACAAGCAGACGAATATGCATTCTTTGCTTCCtttttgcttcatttttttcatcttccttttatttaaaatgtgcattttaacaaacatttgtaGAAAAAAAATAGGCAGTGGCTATTTACACTAAGTGCATAGTATATAGCAAAATATAGCATTTTCTTAGCGATACTTCTTATAATCATTTACACTCTGTTATTATtgcatatttaataaaataattattaaattaatggTGCATTATTGGGAGAATAGCCCCCACACCGACCCCTTTTATGCTTAATAAACACTTGTTAGACACTTTATttccacttttaaaacattttcttcattttattgaaaataaatgcCGTTTTGATGTGATAGGAAAATTAAAGAACAGTTAGGTCAGCAAAAGGTGGATTTGAACAAGCGACTACGACAATGCCTTATGCCTTTTTTAAGATGAATTGCTTCATTTGCTTCCCTCAATTGTGTAAGTCGCTTTGTATAAACGCGTCTGCTACATGCCataatgtaatttaatattgtattgtaccaacatgattGGTTATGTgccaaaaatgtgtttaaaagtgtataacctGATACCATATGAGTAAAGGACAAACTCTGTACTTTTCCCTACCCTCCAGCCAAGGAAACCAAATCTCATGAGTGGTTTACCTGGAAAAAAAAGATTGTTAAAAGTTTTTCCAAGTTAGCGCTGTACTTTATCCCCAACACCTCAAACAAGGAAGTAAAATCTCataatgcattgcattttttgtTTCTTGCCACTTAGATTTTTCCATTGTGACTCTGCAATTTGTGTTGTATTTCCTGAAGGCATTAATGATAAGCCGATGGTGCACTGTACGCAGACGGTCAGGTTCTCAGAAAGCTACTTGGCGCGCTGCTCTCTTCCGTAATGGACACCAAAGGAGCACAGATATTAATACGAGCAATGTTGTTTGTATTGCACAAATGGCCATCTGTGTACATTATAGTGCAAACGTTTTAGGCCACCATCTCTTTGTTAAGAAACAAACAGAAAGTACAGGAAATATGTAGGTGGCTTTAAGCACATCTTGAACtctttttgaggagactgaagtcattAGATTAGAATATAAATTGGGTTTGCGTTTAGGTTTAAGAGTCTGCAAGTTCCTGCTATTCCTCAAGTGTAAGTGGGGCTCACACTGAATATGTGacaattattattgttttatagtATAGGTGGCCCATTGCACAGTACTCTCTGAAGGTGATGGTAGAAAACACTTTTAACCTtaccttccttccttccttccttcctttttgTTTTTCCTCTTTCTGAGGCCTGTTGGTCACTTTGTCATTTGTCAAATGTTTCCTCATTAGGAAAAAGAAaaagcattatatatttaagtgATATCATAAGTCTAGTCATGTCTCATTAGATGTTTCTTAAGCAGCTTAGATTGTTTTTATGGatttctttttagtaaataagGAGTCCTGCAACTCCATAAAATCACCTCtgtgtgttatttatttttcccACACCGCAAATGTTTTATCGATGTTTGTAGTACTTTATAGTGGCTATGCATGCTTAAACATGAGTCTAGAACCTTTAATTATATGTTCCAGAACAAGCCAGTGAGGAGAAGACCTCCCCGCACCCTGCAGTTATCTGCTGGTAATGATGCAAGTCAAGGCCCGGATGAGGTGAGAGGTGCAACTTCAAAAATAAACACAAGTGTCAGGGACCTTTTTTTTGAATGGTTTTCTGCAGTGTTTATCTGTGTGTGGAAAAGCGCCAACGTCATTCGCGGTTTTTCCATTGTCCAGTTGAAATGAGGGGAGAGGCTTTCGTTGTGTTAacagaagtttacagttgctttgaaaaaCCAGAGACTGCACTCCCTCACCGTGCACCTCGATCAAGGTCAACACCCTTAAAGTTTCTGCGAATGACAATTAACAACAAAAGAGTACTCGCACTTTATTATTTGATTCACAGGATGCTGCCTTtgtggttgcctagcaacataaaaaacGCACCGCTGTGCCCTTTTTGAAGTCAATCTAAAAAGGCAATGTGGCGCGCCTTGTGCTTACAAGctttaaaacgcgtttggtgtgatcatCCCATTAGGGGCGCTCTGCTACTTTTTAAAGTGACTAAAAAAATGCAGTGCGGCGCATCTTGGGTTTCCGAATATTTGAAACGTATTTGGTGCTAATTTGACAGTTATCAGCAAAAGAGCggtcacgcttcaatatttgattgacaggacagctACCTCTGTGgctgcctagcaatataaaaaacgCAATGcattgctctttttttaaagtgaccaaaaaatGCAGTGCGGctcgccttgcgtttccaagcatTTAAAACGTGTTTAGTATGATCCGCCCCTTAAAAACATGGCACAGGAGGTGGCCAAAACATGAGCCATTTGGCACAGATAAACAGCGCACATGACGCTCACTACACTCTGAAAATGgctgggtaatttttaaccagcattctgtccaatatttacccattatgggtcaaaaataacccagctatATTTAGAGTGTGCCCACTGCCATAAACGCATTCTGTGTGATCGGTCCCTTAGACATTATAAATCGTTCTATGCAGTGCAgtgctttaaacaaataatgcacattGACTAAgattttaaaggagacatttcacaaaactttttaaaaaaggaaaataaatctttggtgtccccaagcTCAAAAtctcatatagatcatttattatagcatgatcAAAGTTACattaccactttgtaggtgtgagccaaaatgtgccgttttgggtgtgtcatttcttaaatgcaaatgagttgatctcggcactaaatggcagtgctgtggttggatagggcagattaaggggcggtataaACCCATTTTTAACccaagccaaatttcaatgacctattttttcatgtgcttgcagagaatggtttaccaaaactaagttacttggttgttctctttcacattttctaggttgatacaagcactggggacccaattatagcacttaaacatggaaaaagtcagatttttcatgatatgtcccctttaattgaATCCTAGCCCATGCCCTATAAACCCGttcactttatttttaaaaagctgaTTGTATTAAAATAATTGATGTGGTATTTACTTTTTCGTCTATTCAGAAAGAAGCAGGACCAACATCACCCAGGAAAAACAGGAACTCTGCCCTTATTGAAAAACTGCAGGTacaatgaataaaaaatgtgtcatgGAAACATACATTAACATTCAAACTTATATATACTTACAGCAACTAATCATTAGTAAAGATTTAGTAAACTGTAATAACCTGTACAGTCAatctgataattttttttttaaaagccagcAGCAACTTTATCAATGTCGAAAATGAcctaggggtggtttcccgaacaCGGGTTAGACTAAAATACATGTAAGATCTgcccaaactgaaaacagcttgcactgacatatcttaaattacatcagtgctctttgttttgcttcaaagtTGCCTGTTTTTAGTAagtcatgtttgttaaaactagttttatttcctaattaaactaaggccttgtcctgaTTTAATCTGACCTCTGTCCAAGAATTCACCCcctaaacttttattttcctcataCTGCAACACTTCCCTCTAGTGGACAGAGTAACGTATTGCTTTAGTATAGCCATGTTACAAATGTTTTTCTGTCCCATTTCACACAGGCCAACCTTGCACTTTCTCCAACGGGACCACCTACCTTCCAAAAGAGCCCGGGGGTGgtgaagttacctgtggcgcccTTCCCCTATGGCGCCCCTGGCAGCCCCTCCAGTCCTCCTGTAATTATCACACCGAAACAAGAGGAAACTCCTACCAGCTTTGAGGACCCCGCTGAGGGAGGACCTCTCAAAAGTATCATCAAGGTTTGTGGCCCTCATCTGTCATTGCTCATTTGGATGAACTGAAAACAATAATTGATGAAATTTGTTTAGTCATTTACATGTTTTTAAGTCACTGAAAGGAGTggctcacccaaaaatgaaaacatcaTTTAATCTTTATGTCATGTTGAatcatgtattattatttttgtttaaatatttttttcacgcAATGAAAGTATGGTTATTTACAAAGCTTTAAAGGGACTAAATCCAGTACAATACGTGTAGACATTACAGTaaagctgtgttttgtgtgAGGAAGGGCACATAATGACACAATTTCCGAGTTCTCTTTGTATTTAACCTGTGCAGGGAAGAGCTCGACTTTCCATCAAGCGTCGCCCGCCGTCTCGCAAACACAGGAAATCCAGCGCAGAAGAAGGTGGAGAAGAGGTGGCCACACCTGAACACGAAACTCCGAACGGGCACGAGGGAGAAGTGTTCGAGGAGCAGAAGGCATCTGACGGTGTCGACACCGCATCGATCTCCTCAAAACAACAGATCGAGCAAGAAACAAATTCAACAGATGCTGAAAAGCTGACTTCAGAAGATGAAAAACCAGAGGTAACGGTTGAGACTGAAACCCCAGAACATAAAGATGAAGGTGAACAAGAAGAGAAGACAGAGGAAGATGTAAAAGAGGAGAAAAGTGCGGATGAGCCGCAGTTAGCCGAAAGTCCCTCAGGGTCTAAAGAGCAAGAAGAGGCACGCGAAGAGCCGGTCACGCAACTTCATGAAAAGCCACAGACTGATTCTGATACAACAATAGATGAGAAAGATACAGAACAGAAAGAAGAAGTAATAAACCAATAGGGTAAAGTGACCGTGTGCTTTATGAAAGCCGATACTTGATTTTAGTTTCAGGATAGAGGAGCTGAAGATGGCTTTATGTCTGCTTTATCAACCCACATTCATATCCATATCTAAAACACTTCACATACTGGGCCTCCAGTATCATTTATACATCATTTTGTTAAATGGTTTGTAATTTGCTTTTAAGTAGAATTGATACCTATACAAAATAGATATGACAAccttatattttaatttatgtatgtgcacattTTCTAATACAGCAAGGAGAAAGTGTTTTTTACcctgtaaaaaattacatttttaagtttaaacaactttttttaaaaccatttcaactttcttgaggAGTaggtataaataaaaaaatataaagttgAATTACCGGACTTATTTTGAGTGTTTGGAAAAATGTATATAGTAGCACATATTGAAAGTTGGCACGTGTTATTCATTgttaaaagtattattttaacACCTATGTATATGAGGGACAGGAAAGATGCTTATTTTGTAGATTTTATAGAATGAGCCATGTCTACTTATTTGACTTTATCtgttacattttactttatctGTTACATCTGCATagagaaaatgtgaaaataactACTTCACCAACTCAAAGCAAAAAGTAATGATCTAAATTGCAGTAATATATCTACGCTTTTTTGTCTTCTGAATGTACAAGTGAAACTTTCAGATGCAACAGTATTTTGTCCTTCCtgtacagttttattacaatttTAGTAACACATCTGTTTTGAGCTGCTGGTATGTCGTGTTTTACAGATTGATGTTTGATTATAATTCATGTCTATAAAAATAAGTACATActgaaagacattttttatgtttgtgttgttcatGATATTCCTTTCAcgaataaatgtgatttttaaaattgtaaatggaatatgatttttttttcaaaatactcCTCAATAATTCACCTGAATCAATTGAATAATACTATAGTTTATTGGTGAAAACCAATATTgagatttaaaattattatagtGCTTCAGAATAAATGTATCTGTgcagtatactttaaaaaataaataaaattgtgcTAATATCATTAAAAGTGGTAAACCACACACTTAACttgttaaatgtcttaaaaaataggcaccagagcattGTTTTTGGTAGCCATGATATATAggaataatgcacacccgcactgcaaaaaatgtctttcttacttaatatttttgtcttgtttttagaaatatctaaaaattcttaaattaagatgctttttcttgatgagcaaaatgacctaagaaaacaaATTTAgcttataaacaaaaaatatacaatttaagtgaatttctgcttaaaacaagcagaaatatctgccaatggtgtgagaaaaaaatcttaaaataagatttcatttttcttaaacacttaatttaagcaaaattttctaACCCCAtcggcagataattttgcttgttttaagcacaaatgtaCTTATTTTTCGTCTAAAATTTAGACTTACAGtattttaggtcattttgcttatcaagaaaatacatcttgatttaagaatgtttaaataagtaagaagtcattttttgcagtgcatggtGTAACggtgcattaccaccttgggtgtgcattattttccaaaCACTATTTTCCCTAttaaccacttttagtgctattttaGCACCATTTGTTTGAGTGTTTGAGCCCATGCAGCTCTATTCACAGTGGCATAGAGCCAAAGGTCAGGCTGTGCTTATATGTGAACGGATTCAAAGATGTTCAGTCATTACAATGAGATTAGTTATTCATACGAATCAGATTCGAGGTCAGGGGAGGAAGGATTAAGTCAGATCAACTGACGTTTCTTAATCAGGAGTTCAAACTGAACTTCTTGGTTTTTTATAATTGTTAACAATGTGGCAGTGAAGTGACACAGAAGTACTGAACTTTAACAATCAAGGGATTGAGATGTGTGTTACATAACAACAGAAGTGAAAATAATATGGTGCTTCCTATACAACCCATGTTCTTATATCGCACAGGCATTATAGATCTTAGATTAATCTGCGACTGTACCTTTAGC
This sequence is a window from Misgurnus anguillicaudatus chromosome 9, ASM2758022v2, whole genome shotgun sequence. Protein-coding genes within it:
- the dub gene encoding duboraya isoform X1: MEDHTVVKKRSVAELAGKFSCQIPHTTDAEVNKPVRRRPPRTLQLSAGNDASQGPDEKEAGPTSPRKNRNSALIEKLQANLALSPTGPPTFQKSPGVVKLPVAPFPYGAPGSPSSPPVIITPKQEETPTSFEDPAEGGPLKSIIKGRARLSIKRRPPSRKHRKSSAEEGGEEVATPEHETPNGHEGEVFEEQKASDGVDTASISSKQQIEQETNSTDAEKLTSEDEKPEVTVETETPEHKDEGEQEEKTEEDVKEEKSADEPQLAESPSGSKEQEEAREEPVTQLHEKPQTDSDTTIDEKDTEQKEEVINQ
- the dub gene encoding duboraya isoform X2, producing the protein MENKPVRRRPPRTLQLSAGNDASQGPDEKEAGPTSPRKNRNSALIEKLQANLALSPTGPPTFQKSPGVVKLPVAPFPYGAPGSPSSPPVIITPKQEETPTSFEDPAEGGPLKSIIKGRARLSIKRRPPSRKHRKSSAEEGGEEVATPEHETPNGHEGEVFEEQKASDGVDTASISSKQQIEQETNSTDAEKLTSEDEKPEVTVETETPEHKDEGEQEEKTEEDVKEEKSADEPQLAESPSGSKEQEEAREEPVTQLHEKPQTDSDTTIDEKDTEQKEEVINQ